The segment ATTGGTACGATCTCTATTGGTAGTGCCATTTAGTGTGCCCCCTGATTCGGTGACGATCTTGAAATGCTCTTCGTCGGCCACATTTTCAGATCCCTGAAACATCATGTGCTCGAAGAAATGAGCAAAACCAGATTTATTGAGTTCCTCACGAGCAGATCCTACATGATAGGTCACGTCCACGTGTACCAATGGATCAGAATGATCCTCATGGATAATCAAAGTTAGGCCATTGGCCAATTCATATTTTTCGTAGGGAATGATGAGTTCGTCTCCCTTTCGGGTTACCTTCTCGATCAATTGAGTTTGTGCAAAAGCCGTACTCGTAGCGAACAAGCACAGTACAAGGAATATTTTTTTCATGACGGGTAATGTTTGATTAATTGAATAACGCAATACCAACTAGGTGGTTCTAAAAGTAAGATGTGAAAATCAATAATTACCACAAAATCCGTTTACACAAAAACACTCACAGCATGCTGATTGGCTTAAAAGGTCTATGAATGGTAAACCCTATTTGATTTAATAATCGCAATATTTTAGATTTTCCCTTTTTACAATCTCGATGGGCATGAACTGCTTCTCAACAATCTCCATTTTCATGACCAGATGTTTGTACAAGGTTTGGATGGCGAGGTAGCCTTGGGTTCTGGGTTTTTGATGAATGAGATAATCGATCACACCTTCGTTCATCAAGGCAACATTTTGATCTATCAGGTCATAACCTAGAAAACGAAGTTTCAATTGTTTCTTCCAATCCTTCAACTCTTCTCCAATCACATAGGAACGTGAACTTGGCACAAAAACATGGATAGGCAAGTTCCTAGAAGAAAATCTATGTATCAATTTTTGGATATCCAATCCGTCACGTTCGAAATTCACCTCATGAATACAAGCGTATGAATGTTGTGCGTAATACGACTGCAAGCCAGCTATTCTGGCCTTGATTGCCTCATTGGTCAAATCCTTGGTATGACTCGTGACAATGAACAGTTCGTAATCTTCGTCAAAACCACGATCTAGCAAACTGCCCGCCAACAACCCACTCTGAAATGCATCCTGTCCAATGAATGCAAGATTACCCCCATCGACCAAATTGACATCCACGAATACATAGGGGATTTGGCTTTCCTTCAACAATTCCAAGACACTTCCTTCCTCAGATAGTAAATGCGGAGCGATGACTATTCCATCTAGTTCGTCATCTAGTATCTCTTTCATCGCGTCCAATGACAGGCCGCCTTTTTCCAGAGCATACTCCTTGATACTAAATCCCATTGCTTCCTGTTCCTGTATTCCCAACTGCATTCCTTCCCATTGTTTGCGCCAGTATGACAAACCCTCAGGTAGGATTGCACCGATACGGTAGGTTTTATTCAGCTTTAGGTTGCGGGCATAGACATTGGAGGAGTAGTTTCCTTCCTTGGCGATTTGCAACACTTTGTCTCTGGTCGCTTCTGCCACTCTGCCCCTGTTGTGCAATACTCTGTCAACTGTACCTATAGATACATCCGCTAGTTTTGCAATTTCTTTGATTGTAATTGGTCTAGACATAGATGGAAAAGAATGGCTCAATAATTTTGATTTTATGCGCAATATACTACTTTTGTTGAACTATGTTAACGTACACGCAAAACAGTCCTTCTCAACAAAGGATTTTTTTTAACCACAAATGCGTTAACGTACACACAAATTTAGAAACGCATCAATTATGAAGACATTAGAAGGAAAAGTAGCCGTGATCACTGGAGGTGGTGGCGTATTGTGTAGTACGATGGCTCAGCGCTTGGCCAGCCTAGGCTGCAAGGTCGCAATTTTGGATTTGAACAAAGCCAATGCAGATCAAGTTGCAGACCTCATCATCCAGCAAGGCGGACAAGCCATCGGCGTAGAAGCCAATGTCTTGGTCAAAGAAAGTCTAGACAAAGCACACGAAACGGTCATTGCATCCTTGGGCACATGCGACCTCCTCATCAACGGCGCAGGAGGCAATCACCCTAAAGGCACCACCAGCAAGACACATTTCGAGTTGGCTGACTTAGAGGGCAAAGAAGGCATTACTACTTTTTTTGATCTGGACCCTGCGGGTGTAAAATTCGTCTTTGACCTCAACTTCATAGGGACTTTGCTACCCTGTCAAGTATTTGCCAAGGACATGATGGGCAAAGAAGGCTGTACCATTATCAACATTTCATCAATGAATGCCTTTACACCCCTTACTAAAATCCCAGCATACAGTGGTGCCAAAGCAGCCATTTCAAACTTTACGCAGTGGTTGGCGGTACATTTCTCCAAAGTTGGCATCCGTGTCAATGCCCTTGCTCCTGGATTTTTCCTCACAGAACAAAACAGAAGTCTTCTCACAGAGTCAGATGGCAGTCTCACTGCTCGCGGCAATACGATCATCGAACATACACCGATGGGCAAGTTTGGCGAACCAGAAGATCTGCTGGGAACTTTGGAATGGTTGTGTGGTAGCGGCTCTGCTTTTGTTACTGGAGTGACCATCCCTATTGATGGAGGATTCAGTGCGTTTAGCGGAGTATAAAACGATACAGTATTTTATTTCAAATCCCTTCAAGGGGTTAAAAAATTATGATGTATCCTGTTTGTAGTCTAAGTCTTGAAGGGCTAACTACCAATCAGTTGGAGTACAACTGCTCAGAAGTATAAATCAACAAGTGAATAGTTAATATTAAATATGGAATAGTGATTGACGAAGGTATGGGGCAAATTCGCCCTTGATAATCGGGGATTACTGTGACGGTAACAAGGACAAGAATGAAGCTAGAACAAACGTGGAGATGGTATGGACCTAAAGATGGCGTAACGCTCTCCGATATCAAACAAGCTGGTGCAACAGGAATCGTAACGGCCCTGCACCACATCCCCAATGGTGAAGTATGGACCGTGGAGGAAATAAATAAAAGAAAGAAAGAAATCGAGGCGAGTGGTTTGACATGGAGTGTGGTAGAAAGTGTCCCAGTGCATGAGGACATCAAAAAACGCAACGGCAATTTCCAACGATACATAGACAATTACAAGACTTCCATCAGCAACTTGGGAAGCTGCGGCATAGACACGGTTTGTTACAATTTCATGCCTGTGCTGGATTGGACGAGGACTGATTTGGAGTTTGACTATGGTGATGGTTCTACTGCTTTGCGTTTCGACGTGGTGGCATTTGCGGCTTTCGAATTGCATCTACTGAGACGCCCTGGAGCCGTCCAAGATTACAGCAGCGAAATCCAAGAAAAGGCAAAAGTCTACTTCGAAAAAATGACCGAAGGAGAAAAGCAAAAACTGGTCAGCAATATCATTGCAGGCTTGCCTGGCGCAGAAGAAGGCTACACTTTGGAGCAGTTCCAAACGGTGCTCAACGGTTATGATCACATTGGACCAGCTGAGTTGAAAGCCAACTTGTTTTCTTTTCTAGCTGAAATCGTCCCAACCGCAGAGCAAGCAGGAGTATTGCTTTGTATCCATCCCGATGACCCTCCATATCCGATTTTGGGTCTCCCAAGAGTGGTGAGTACGGAAAAAGATATCGACGAACTCTATGCAGCAGTGGACAGTCCAAACAATGGATTGACCTATTGCACAGGTTCCTTTGGTGTGCGTGCCGACAATGATCTGGCAGGAATGGTTCGAAGATTGGGGCACAGGATACATTTCATCCATTTGAGAGCCACGAAACGAGATGCCATGGGCAACTTTCATGAAGCAGATCACCTCGATGGGGATGTCGATATGTACGCCGTGATGAAAGCCTTGGTTGAGGAACAGGAAAAAAGAGCCAAACAGGGTCGCAAAGATCTCAGGATGCCATTTAGACCTGATCATGGACACAAAATGCTGGATGACTTGACCAAAAAGACAAACCCAGGTTACTCAGCCATTGGGCGATTGAGAGGGCTTGCAGAATTGAGAGGATTAGAATTAGGGATCAGAAGATCGAAAGAAGAATAGATTTACGAGCATCGAGAAAGTCAAGACTTTCTCGATCTAACATTATAATGACTGAATGATGAAACCATTTTTAGACGACAACTTTTTGCTGACCAACAAGGTCGCTGAAGAACTGTACCACAACCATGCTGCAGGCATGCCAATCATAGACTACCACAACCACTTGTCTCCCGAGGCTGTCGCCAAAAACCACAAGTTTGGCAACATCACCGAAGCATGGCTGTATGGTGATCACTACAAGTGGAGAGCCATGAGAGCCAATGGAGTCGATGAAAATCTGATCACAGGATCTGCGTCTGATTATGAAAAATTCGAAAAATGGGCCGAAACCGTTCCTTATACAATGCGAAACCCTTTGTATCACTGGACACACCTCGAACTCAGACGATATTTTGGAGTCAACGACTTGTTATCCCCTAAAACAGCTAAAGATGTTTATGAAAGAGTCAATAGCAAATTGCAACTAGACTCACATACCTGCGCGGGCTTGTTGAAAGGGATGAAAGTCGAGGTACTATGCACGACAGATGATCCAATTGACAGTTTGGCGTTTCACAAGCAGATTGCGGATCAAAATATGGGTCTTCAGGTATTCCCTACTTTCAGGCCAGACAAGGCCATGGGCGTAGATGACCCGATGAGCTACAAAGTTTACTTGGCTAAGTTAGAAACAGCAGCTAACACGACCATCGACAGCTTGGATTCATTGATGGCGGCACTACAATCAAGGGTGGATTATTTCCACGAAATGGGTGGCAGAGTCTCTGATTTGGGTCCCAACCAAATCCCAATGGTCAATCCAAAAGCTCAAAACCTAGCGCAGAATTTCAAGTCTGTCCTAGAAGGTAAGAAATTAGGCTTGGAAGAAACCGAAAGCCTGCAAGCTTACATCCTGACAGAAATGTGCAAGATGTACCACGCCAAAGGTTGGTCCCAGCAGTTCCACCTCGGTGCATTGCGCAACAACAACGAACGTGCCTTGAGAGAAATAGGTCCTGACACTGGATATGACTCGATGGGTGATTTCAGTCAGGCAGAAAGAATGTCCAAGTTCTTCAACAACCTCGACAATACAGATCAATTGGCCAAAACCATCATTTACAACCTCAACCCTAGAGACAACGACCTCTTCGCAACGATGGCGGGCAACTTCAACGATGGCAAGATCATCGGCAAGATGCAGTTCGGTACAGGATGGTGGTTCTTAGATCAAAAAACTGGAATGGAAAATCAAATCAACTCTCTGTCCAACATGGGGCTACTGAGTCGATTCGTAGGGATGCTTACGGATTCTAGAAGTTTCTTATCTTTCCCTAGGCATGAGTATTTCAGAAGAATCCTCTGCAACCTGATCGGTACCGATGTGGTGAATGGAGAACTCCCCCACGACATGAGTTTGTTGGGGCAGACCGTAGAAGACATCTGCTACAACAACGCTAAAAACTACTTTGGATTCAAAAGTTGAATCCAAAGTAGACAACATTTAAATAATTCAATGCAATAGTTTCTATAAAATACAATCGATTGTATTACCATTGCATCTAGGTATAACATGAACAAATGAAAGCATACTGGAGTAAGTTATTTTTGCTGGCTGGACTCAGCATGACCCTATTGGGTGGCTGTGCCAAAATCAAAGAGATCAAGACGCTCAAATTAGCGCACGGCCTCAATGACACCCACCCTGTACACCTTGGCATGCTAGAGATGGCGCGCCTACTTGAAGAGATTTCGGAAGGCAAGATGACCATTGACATCTATTCCAATGGTCAACTCGGTCAGGAAAGAGATCTGCTGGAGCTATTGCAAATCGGTAGTCTCGACATGACCAAAGTCTCCGCGGGCGTATTGGAAAACTTCATTCCAGAAATGAAAGTTCTGACACTGCCCTACATTTTCAGAGATTCAGCCCATACTTGGAGTGTACTTCAGGGGCCAGTAGGTAGAGAATTATTGGATAGCGGAGAAGGATATTGGTTGAGAGGATTGTGTTTTTATGATGCTGGAAGCAGAAGTTTTTACTCCAAAAGCAACCCCATCGAAAAACCTGAAGATTTGGCTGGATTGAAAATCCGTGTGATGAACAGCCAATCTGCCTTTGACATGGTCAATGCACTGGGTGGCTCTCCTACTCCAGTATCTTTTGGGGAATTATACACAGCCCTGCAGCAGGGAGTCGTGGACGCGGCAGAAAACAATGCTCCGAGTCTCTACACATCCAGACATTACGAAATTTGCAAATATTACTCTATCGACGAACATTCGACGATTCCAGATGTATTGATCGTAAGTACCTACCTGTGGAACAAACTCACGGATCAGGAAAAAGAATGGTTGCAGGCAGCTGCGGATCAATCTGTCGCTTACCAAAAACAGGTCTGGGCAGCATCCGTTCAGGAAAGTCTTCAAAAAATACAAGAAGCTGGTGTACAGATTGTTTATCCCGAAAAATCACCCTTTCAAGACAAAGTCAACCATCTGTATGATGCCTACCAATCCAATCCGGCTATCTACAACTTGATCAATCAGATCAGAACCACAGGACTAGACACAGTACAAACAACACCGTGATGACGAGAGAAAGACTAGACAAAATATTAGAAGCAGTGCTGAGCATGTTGCTCGGACTCATGGTACTCAATGTACTATGGCAGGTAGCTTCCCGCTATTTACTCAATGACCCGAGCATATTCACGGATGAATTGGCTCGCTACCTACTGATATGGGTAGGGCTGGTTGGAGCAGCCTATGCCAGTGGCAAGCACATGCACGTATCTATCGCCCTACTAGAAAGAAAACTAAACGATGAACAGAAGAAGATTCAGAACAAAGTAATCTATGTATTGGTCATTCTTTTTGCAGTCGTGGTTTTGATCATCGGAGGGAGTAGATTGGTTTATATCTCCTTCATTCTAGGGCAGCAATCCTCAGCGATGCAGATTCCTTTGGGTTATGTTTACCTCGCGCTCCCACTCAGCGGACTCTTAGTTTGCTATTACACCATTCATGATTTATTAAACGCCGACAATTGATGGAAAATCTAGAAATATACATCCTGGTTTTGAGTTTCCTATCTCTACTCATCATAGGAGTACCCGTAGCATACAGTGTAGGTTTGGCCTCCTTATTTACCATCTTGGTCAATATAGATTCCATGCCAGCATTCACCACCATCGCTCAGCGCATGGCGACTGGTTTGGACAGCTTTTCGCTCCTGGCCATTCCATTTTTTGTTCTGGCAGGACAGATCATGAACCAAGGAGGAATTGCACAACGACTGATTGCTTTTGCCAAGGCATTGGTGGGCTCATTCCCAGGAGGATTGGCTTATGTCAACATCATAGGAGCGATGCTATTTGGAGCCATCTCTGGTTCGGCAATGGCTGCTGTATCGGCTATCGGAGGTACTTTGGGTCCAAGGATGGAAAAAGAAGGCTATGAAAAATCATACAGCGCGGCAGTAAATATTACCTCATCGACTACTGGTTTGATTATTCCTCCGTCCAACATTCTGATTGTTTATTCATTGGCAAGTGGTGGTGTTTCTATCTCAGCATTGTTCTTGGCTGGTTACATTCCTGGCATATTGATGGGATTGGCATTGATGCTGGTCGCTGCTGTCTATGCACAAATCAAGAAATACCCACGAGGAGACAAAGCTTCTCTTAGAAACATACTGGTGACTTTTGTCCAAGCTTTACCAAGTTTGATGATGCTGGTCGTCGTGATTGGTGGAATCGTCGTAGGAATCTTCACCGCTACGGAGGCATCAGGTATTGCCGTACTTTACACGCTGATTCTTTCCTTGATCTACAAGGAGCTTTCTTTCGAGAAAATCAGACAAATCGCCATTGGTTCTGTGGGCACTACCTCTGTAGTGACCTTGCTCATCGCATGCTCGATGAGTATGTCATGGGTGATGGCCTATGCTGACATCCCACAAGCGGTTACCTCAGCTTTGCTGACCGTATCAGACAACCCGATCATCATTTTGCTACTCATCAATATCCTCTTACTATTTGTAGGTATATTCATGGATATGACGCCAGCAGTTTTGATTTTTACGCCGATATTTTTGCCAGTTACTACTTCTATTGGTATTGATCCGATTCATTTTGGGATCGTGATGATCATGAACCTATGCATCGGTCTATGTACACCTCCAGTTGGTTCTGTATTGTTTGTAGGTATCGGGGTAGCGGGCATTTCTTTGGAAAAAGTACTAAAACCCATGCTACCACTTTTTATCGCAATGATCGCAGTCCTGATGCTGGTGACTTATATTCCAGAACTCAGTTTGTATTTACCAAGACTATTTGATTAAAATATGGTGATCGATTAGCTAAGTCGAAAAAAATACTTACTTTAGGAATCCCGATCCCCTCCTACCTGATTTTCCTGTATTTGATGAAAGATTAAGACAACATAATTACTAGAAGCATGAGAAAGACAGGACTATTTTATCTATTGTTGATATTTGTGACCCACCTATCAATGGGTCAAAGCATTAAAGTCGGATTACTTTTTGACCAATTTGCCAGTGCAAGGTGGGAAGTAGACGCTGGCAATCTAAAAGAAGAATTTAGCAAACTAGGAGTCGAAACTATACTCAAAGTCGCACATTCCAGTATTGAAAAACAAATTGCCCAAACTCAGGAACTGGTCGACGAAGGAGTCAACGCCATCATTGTAGTAGCAGTAGATGGCAGCAACTCTTCCGCCATCATAGACATTGCCAAAGCCAACAATGTAATCGTAGTGGCATACGACCGCCCTATCTTGGACAATCGTGTAGACCTTTACGTTTCCTACAACAACCTGGAGGTAGGTAAGATGCAGGCCAAATCTATGATGGAGACCGTAAAAAATGGAAACATCATTCTGATCAATGGCCCTGTGGCAGACATCAACGCTATCCAATTCAGAAAAGGTCACTTGGAAACCCTCAAACCTTATGTAGAATCTGGTCAAATCAAGATCGTTCAAGATTTGGTATTGGACAACTGGAGTGATGTAAGCGCACTCATGAGACTATATGAGGTCGCACCTGACTTTACACAAATCAAAGGTGTAATATCAGCCGTGGATTGGTTCAACGATGCGGCCATCGAATATGCAGGTGACTCAGCGATATTTACAAACATCTACATGACAGGACAAGACCCCTCTACCGCTACGGCCATCAAAATTGAAAAGGGAATTCAAAACATGACCGTTTTCAAGCCGATAGATGTACTATCCAAAAAAGCGGCTGAAATGACCATGGCCAGGTTAAAGAAACAGGAGATCAAAGGGCTACAAAACTACAGCATCGGTGAGTACACACTGAGCAGTTACCTATTCAACCCTATATTCATTGACAAAAACAACCTCAACGAATACAGGAGCCAATTCAACAAATAAGACTTTACTACTTTTTCAGAAATTTAATGCACTGAGGAGATACCACACCGTGGATCTCCTCTACTTTTTTGTACAAACCCGTCTCGGTATCCAAGTCCAAAACACTGATAAAGTCCGATCGCTTGTTGGCCACCAGAATGTACTCTCCAGATGGCTCGATCTCAAATGCCCTTGGCCACTCCCCTCCACATGATCTAATGTCTACCACTATCAAGTCACCACTCTCTGGATTTATCTGACAAATCGCCAAACTATTGTCGCCTCGATTAGAAGCATACAAATATTGTCCGTCTGGGGTGATGTGTATGTCGGCCGACTTATTGAACTCAGTAAAGTCTGATGGTAGAATGCTAACCACTCCAATCAAATCCCCGATCCCTTTCTCCGAATCAAAATGATACGCCATGACATGACCAGTCAATTCTGCCAAGACATAGATGTATCGGTTATTGGGATGAAAAGCCACATGTCTGGGTCCATAACCTGCCTCCACTTGCGTGACAGATACGGGCTGGGGATTAAACTCCCCTGTCTGAGAAACACGGTAGGTCAACACTTGATCCACACCCAAATCAGTCACCACGACCAGATCTCCCTCCGGCGCAGGCAATATCATGTGCGTATGCGCTTTTTCTTGTCTCTCTGTGTTGATACTGGATCCCTCATGTTGCACACGACTGATTTCATCTCCCAAACGACCTGCTGCATCCAGTGCATAACTCACCGCTGTACCAGATGAATAATAAGCCACCATCAAGTACTGTCTATTGTCCGCAAGGCCGACATAGCAAGGACCATCACCCGTCAATCCGATCTGGTTGATCAGGCTGAGTTGACCAGTCGACACATCTATTTGATACCCCTGAATACCCTCTCCATTGATGCTGTAGAGTCGCTGATTTTCTGCATCTATTGTCAAGTACGATGAGGTTTTAATCGTGGATTCTTTGGAAACATAATTCAATTTTCCTGTTGAAGGATTCCAGTTGTAGATTCCAATGCCCGATTCATCCACATCACTGCTCGAAGAAACATATACCCAATATTCATCTGCACCTTGATACAGACCACAGGACATCAGAAAAGTAAGAAACAAAATCAGCAAGCTACGTATCATGTCGGTGTATTTACAATCCGACACAAGTTATATTTTCCCTCTGGAATCAAAAAAATGTGATCGAAAGAGTTGATCATTTTGTACGATCCTACCCCTTCTTTCGGATTTTCAATAGGTTACGAATTCCTAATTTTCAGATATGAAATTCTAAAAAGTGTGCAAGGTGCACACTCTTACTATCAACTAATTTTTAAGCATGATGAAAACAAGATTACTTTATCTAGGCATAGGATTATTCCTATCCTTGAGCTCACAAGCAACCACCTACAACTGTAATACGGTGCAACAAATCCTAGACGCCCTCGCAGCAGTCAGTGCGGGTGACGAAATTGTCATCGCATCTGGAACTTATACTTCCTCCGCATCGATCAACGCTGCTTACTATTACTCTGGAGCCAACGGCACTGCCTCCAATCCTATCACGATTCGAGGGGCCTCTTCGTCAAACCGTCCGCATCTGAAAGGAACCTCAATCAGCAGCAGAACAGTCTTGAGGATTGAGGGTGACTATTGGATTGTCAAAGATCTAGAAATATCCACCGGACAAAAAGGATTGGTATTTGACAACTCCAATTACAGCAAAGCCATCCACTGTTCCATTCATACTTTTGGCAATGAAGCCGTACATGTGAGAGATGGCTCAGATTACGTAACCATCGATGATTGCAGCATCTATGATACAGGCAATGTCAGCCCTGGTTTTGGAGAAGGGGTCTACATAGGCACTGACAAAGGATCATGGAGCAGCTACGATCCATCCGTAGATCACACGACCGTCAAAAACTGCACCATCGGCCCTGACATCAGAGCCGAGGCTTTTGACATCAAAGAAGGTACCAGCGAAACCATCGTAGAGTATAACACTGTCCATGGACAAGGTATCTCAGGTGATAATTATGCGGATTCCTTCATAGACTTGAAAGGCACACGTACCTACGTCAGGTACAACACCTTCAATCAAAATAACGAACCCATCATCACCAAAGGAATCGCAGTAACAGATCGGAGTGTTGATCTATCTGGCTATGACCATGTGGTACACAACAATACCTTCAACATGGATGGCAGCACGGGCAACGTACTAGAAGCCTACAGCGGCACATCCAATGTCTATGCTTTCGACAATAACCGAAATCCCTCAGGAGATCTGTACAACAACCGCGTGACAGAATCTTGCCCTACGTGGTATGGCTTCTGCAATGGTGGTGGCAGCAACAGTCTCCCGACAGTCTCGATCACATCACCATCCAATGGTGCCACATTCACAGCAGGAGCCAATGTGGTGATCACCGCTACGGCTAGTGACAGTGATGGCAGCATCGCCAAAGTAGAATTCTACAATGGATCGACCAAACTGTCAGAGGACAGCTCCAGTCCCTACAGCTATACTTGGAGCAATGTCGCAGCAGGCAGCTACAACCTCTCTGTCAAAGCCATCGACAATGACAATGCCAGCAAGACTGCTGCTGTATCCATCACAGTCAACACCAGTGGTGGAGGTGGCAGTTCGTCCGATTTGAGTGTGGCCTACGAATGTGGTGACACCAACCCTAATGACAACAGCATCAAACCCTACGTCCAAATTGTCAACGACGGCTCTTCATCCGTCGCATACAATACCTTGAAAATGAGGTACTGGTTTACCATGGAAGGATCAGCTACACCTAAATTCTATTGCGACTATGCGGCTCTTGGCAAATCCTATATAGCTGGCAGTTTCGTCAATACGTCCGGCAGCAATTATTATCTGGAGGTCTCCTTTGCATCTGGTGCTGGATCACTCTCTGCCAATGATGACTCTGGGAATATCAAGTTGAGAATCACGAAATCGGATTGGTCCAACCACAACGAAACGAATGATTATTCCTTTGACCCCAGCTACACCTCCTATGCTGATTTTGACAAAATCACTTTGTATCAAAATGGCAACCTGATCTGGGGAGATGAACCGAGTGGTGCTGCCAGAAGCAGGAGTGCTGAGATATATGCAGACGAATTGCTTCTATCTGAGACCTTGATTTATCCCAATCCAACCCAAGATCTGCTCACGATTCGTCCTGACCAAAAATATGCAGGAGGACAGATGAAAATCATGAGCTTGACAGGGCAAGAGGTTTATTCAGAAATCCTTCCGATAGACACTGACCTTCGGG is part of the Reichenbachiella agarivorans genome and harbors:
- a CDS encoding Ig-like domain-containing protein; its protein translation is MMKTRLLYLGIGLFLSLSSQATTYNCNTVQQILDALAAVSAGDEIVIASGTYTSSASINAAYYYSGANGTASNPITIRGASSSNRPHLKGTSISSRTVLRIEGDYWIVKDLEISTGQKGLVFDNSNYSKAIHCSIHTFGNEAVHVRDGSDYVTIDDCSIYDTGNVSPGFGEGVYIGTDKGSWSSYDPSVDHTTVKNCTIGPDIRAEAFDIKEGTSETIVEYNTVHGQGISGDNYADSFIDLKGTRTYVRYNTFNQNNEPIITKGIAVTDRSVDLSGYDHVVHNNTFNMDGSTGNVLEAYSGTSNVYAFDNNRNPSGDLYNNRVTESCPTWYGFCNGGGSNSLPTVSITSPSNGATFTAGANVVITATASDSDGSIAKVEFYNGSTKLSEDSSSPYSYTWSNVAAGSYNLSVKAIDNDNASKTAAVSITVNTSGGGGSSSDLSVAYECGDTNPNDNSIKPYVQIVNDGSSSVAYNTLKMRYWFTMEGSATPKFYCDYAALGKSYIAGSFVNTSGSNYYLEVSFASGAGSLSANDDSGNIKLRITKSDWSNHNETNDYSFDPSYTSYADFDKITLYQNGNLIWGDEPSGAARSRSAEIYADELLLSETLIYPNPTQDLLTIRPDQKYAGGQMKIMSLTGQEVYSEILPIDTDLRVDTQNLSRGFYLVVLSKDAHQHKLRILKQ
- a CDS encoding lactonase family protein, with product MIRSLLILFLTFLMSCGLYQGADEYWVYVSSSSDVDESGIGIYNWNPSTGKLNYVSKESTIKTSSYLTIDAENQRLYSINGEGIQGYQIDVSTGQLSLINQIGLTGDGPCYVGLADNRQYLMVAYYSSGTAVSYALDAAGRLGDEISRVQHEGSSINTERQEKAHTHMILPAPEGDLVVVTDLGVDQVLTYRVSQTGEFNPQPVSVTQVEAGYGPRHVAFHPNNRYIYVLAELTGHVMAYHFDSEKGIGDLIGVVSILPSDFTEFNKSADIHITPDGQYLYASNRGDNSLAICQINPESGDLIVVDIRSCGGEWPRAFEIEPSGEYILVANKRSDFISVLDLDTETGLYKKVEEIHGVVSPQCIKFLKK